The Bosea beijingensis genome contains the following window.
GCAGCCGGTTCTCGATCGTCGAAAGATCGGGCGCCCGTCCGACCCATGTCAGGCCGGCCGCCTCGCAATGGAAGGCGAAGATGCCCGTTACCGTTTTCCGTTCCTTATAGGCGGCGGTCGCCGCCTTCCTGTCCGCGATCTGCATCGGTGCTGTCCATCTGTTCGATGGCTGCTCCAATAAGACCCGGATTTTAATAAGGCAAGATTTATATCCGGGTAATTTTTGAAGGGCCGCATTTCCGGATGAACAATCGTGGTGCCGGCGCGTTGTTTTAGGGAATCCACACTCGCATGAGGAGGTCCCGATGGACTGGAACCGCGTCGAAGGAAACTGGAAACAGCTCAAGGGCAAGGTGAAGGAGCAGTGGGGCAAGCTGACCGATGACGATCTCGACGTCATCGCCGGCAAGCGCGATCAGCTCGAAGGCAAGATTCAGGAGCGCTATGGCCTCGCCAAGGATAAGGCGACCAGCGATGTCGACGCCTGGTACGGCCGCCAGACCTGGCAGTGACCAGCCCGTCAATCGGCGGAGATGAAACAGGGAGCCCCGGCGTTCGCGCTGGGGCTCTTCGACGTTTGGGCGCCTTGATCGCTGGCGGCAACCGGCCGAGACTTGGGCGGTTCGAAGCGGGATGCCTGATGTTCGAGGATCTTTCGGGGAAGAGCGCTCTGGTGACGGGAGCCTCTGGCGGGCTGGGGTTGCATTTCGCCAAGCTCCTCGCGCGCCATGGCGCCGAGGTCACGCTCGCAGCCCGCCGGCAATCTGCATTGGATCAGGCCGGCGCAGAGATCGCCGCAGCCGGCGGTAACGCAAAGCATCTGGTGTTGGACGTGGCTGACGCCGCCTCGATCGCGAAAGCTCTTGCCGGACGGCATTTCGACATCCTGATCAACAATGCCGGTGTCAGCGGCGCCGGGCCGGCCGCCGATCTTTCCGAAGCGGATTGGGATGCGGTGCTCGACACCAATCTCAAGGGCGTCTTCCTCGTCGCCCAGGCCGTAGCGCGCGGCATGCGCGAAGCCGGCCGAGGCGGAAGCATCGTCAACATCGCCTCGATCCTCGGCCATCGCGTCGCCGGTGGCGTCAGCGCCTATGCGGCCTCGAAGGCGGGCGTGATCCAGTTGACCAAGGCGCTCGCGCTCGAATGGGCGCGAGACCGCCTCCGCGTCAACGCGCTCTGCCCCGGCTATATCGAGACCGACATCAACCGCGATTTCTTCGCGACCGAAGCCGGCTTGAACCTGATCAGGCGCATCCCGCAGCGAAGGCTCGGCCAACCGGAGGAACTGGACGGCGCCTTGCTGCTGCTTGCATCGAGCGCCGGCAGCTACATCACCGGCTCCACCATCGAGGTCGATGGCGGCCACCTCGTTTCGTCCTTGTGAGCACGCCCATGGATTTCGAGATTTCCCCCCGCATCGAGGATTATCGCGAGCGGATCGCCGTCTTCGTCGAACGCGAGATCCTGCCGCTCGAAGCGGACCGGGCCTCTTACGACGCTCACGGCAATATCGCGCTGCCCCTGCTCGATACCGTCAGGGCCAAGGCGCGTGCCGCGGGGCTCTGGTGCCTGCAGCTCAAGCCGGAGACAGGCGGCGTTGGCCTCGGCAAGATGGGCATGGCGGTTTGCTACGAGGAGATGAACCGCTCGATCTTCGGGCCGGTCGTCTTCAACTCGGCCGCGCCTGACGACGGCAACATGATGGTGCTGGAGGCGCTCGGCACGCCCGAGCAGAAGGAGCGCTGGCTGAAGCCGATCGTCGAAGGCAGGGTCCGCTCCGCCTTCGCCATGACCGAGCCGCATCCGGGCGGCGGTTCCGATCCCTCGATGATCCAGACCAGGGCCGAGCGTCGCGGCGACACGTATGTCGTCAGCGGCCGCAAATGGTTCATCACTGGTGCGGAGGAGGCGAAGCACTTCATCCTGGTCGCCCGCACCTCGGACGATCCGCGCAACGGCCTCACCGCCTTCCTCTTCCATGCCGACCAGCCGGGCTGGCGCATCCTCCGCCGCATCGAGATCATGGGGCCGGAGGAGCATGGCGGCCATTGCGAGATCGAGTTCGACGGCTTGGAAATCCCCGTCGAGAACGTGCTGGCAGGCGAAGGCAAGGGCATGAAGGTGACGCAGGTCCGTCTCGGGCCGGCGCGTCTGACCCATTGCATGCGCTGGCTTGGTCTCTCGAAGCGCTGCATCGAGATCGCACAGGCCTATGCCGCCGAGCGCTACGGCTTCGGCCAGCGCCTCGCCGATCGCGAGAGCATCCAGCTCAAGCTCGGTGACCTCGCCATGCGCATCGAGATCGGCCGCCTCTTGGTGATGAAGGCGGCCTGGGAGCTCGATCGCGGTGGCTTCGCCCGCAAGGAAGTCTCGATGGCCAAGGTCCAGGTCGCCAATGTCCTGCACGATGCTGCCGACGTCGCGATCCAGGTCAATGGCGCGCGCGGCTATTCCAAGGACACCGTGCTCGAATGGATCTATCGCTATGCCCGGCAGGCGCGATTGGTCGACGGCGCCGACGAGGTCCACAAGATGGTGCTGAACCGCTTCCTGACGCAGGAGGGCCGGGATTTCTGGCACTGGCCCGTGGCCGGGCAAGCGCAGGGCTGAGGCGATGGCAGCGCCCGCGCTCGCCGCTATCGATTTCGATCCGGCCGCCCTGACAAACCTTCTGCGTGCGCAGTTCGGCACCGGCGAACTCGTGCTCGAACGCATCGGCGGCGGCCAGTCCAACCCGACCTATTTCGTCGATTGGGGAGCGCGCCGCCTCGTCCTGCGCAAGCAGCCCAGCGGTCCGATCCTGCGCGGCGCCCATGCGATCGACCGCGAGTTTCGGGTGCTTGAGGCATTGTCACAGACGAATGTGCCGGTGCCGCGCGCGGTGCTCTTTCACGCCGATCCCGAGCCACTCGGCACGCCCTTCTACCTGATGGAGCGATTGGAGGGCCGCGTCTTCCACGATTGCGCCTTGCCGGGCCTGGAGCCGGCCGAGCGGCGAGGCCTCTATCTCGGCATGGCCGAGGCGCTGGCGAAGCTCCATGCGGTGCGGCCTGATGAGGTCGGCCTCGGCGATTTCGGCCGGCCGGGCAATTATTTCGAGCGCCAGATCGCGCGCTGGACCAGGCAGCTCCGGGAATCGTCCGGCGAACCGATCCCGGATCTGGACGCCGTTGCCGGCTGGCTGCCGGCGCATCTGCCTGCGGACGACGGCCATGTCTCGATCGCCCATGGCGATTTCCGGCTCGGCAACCTGCTGTTCCATCCCGAAAAGCCCGAGGTGATCGGCATTCTCGACTGGGAATTGTCGACGCTCGGCCATCCGCTCGCCGATCTCGGCTATTGCGCCATGCCCTGGCATACGGCGCCGGACGAATATGGCGGCATCCTCGGGCTCGACCGTGCCGCGCTGGGTATCCCGACCGAGGCCGAGTTCCTCGCGCATTACCATGTCCATGCCGTGCCGACGGCGCCGCTCCTGCGCTTCCATCGCGTCTTCGCGCTGTTTCGCTTCGCGGTGATCTTCGTCGGCATCGCCGACCGGGTTCGCTCAGGGACGGCTGCCGCGGCCAATGCGGCCGAGGTCGCGCCCCTGGCTCGGCGCTTCGCCTTACGGGCGCGTGAGGCGATGGAGGGGCCTGATCGCCTCGGTTGAATGCAAGACGACGACAGGATTCGCGATAGCAGTGACTTCGCTGCTCGATATTACTCTCAATGAATTCTAGAATAGACATAATTTAGATCGATTCAAAACAAGCAGAATTGCTTTGCCGTCCCAAGACGGGCTGTGTTAGCGCGAGGGCATCTTCCCCCGGCAGGATGCTCTTCCGATGCCCGCTCCCCTTTGGCTTGCCCGTCTGTCTTCCGCTGTCCTGTTCGGCGCGTCCGTGCTGTTTGCAGGCGCTGCCTCCGCCGAGACGATCGAGGTCACCGATCTCGCCGGCCGTGTCGTCAACGTCACGCGCGATCCCCAGAAGATCGTGCTCAGCGAGGGCCGCCAGCTCTATACGCTGGCGATGCTGGATCGCGAGGACCCGTTCAAGCGCGTCGTCGGCTGGGGCAACGATCTGATCGAGAACGATCCGGGCGCCTGGCAGAAATACCTCGCCAAGTTCCCGAAGGCCAAGGATGTCGCGAACATGGGCAACCCCTATGCCGCCGATGTCAGCATGGAGAAGATCGCCTCGCTCGGCACCGAGGTCTACATCCTCGACCTCTCCAACTACTTCAAGGCGCAGGAGACGGGCCTGCTCGCCAAGCTCGAGAAGGCTGGCATCACCACCGTCTTCGTCGATTTCCGCCAGGACCCGACCCAGAACGTGCTGCCGAGCGTGCAGCTTCTCGGCCGCATTCTCGGCCGGGAGAAGGAAGCTAACGCCTTCGCCGACTATTACATGCGCCAGACCCGCAGCATCTATGCCCGCGTCGGCGCGATCCCCGACAAGCAGAAGCCGATGGTCTTCGTCGAGCGCGCCGCCGGCCTGCTGCCCTGCTGCGCCACCTTCGGCCCGTTCAATTTCGGCCGCTTCATCGAGGAATCCGGTGGACGCAACTGGGGCAGCCAGTTCTTCACCGCCTTCCAGGCGCAGGCCGCGCAGGAGAAGGTGCTCGCCGACAACCCGGATATCTATTTCCTCACCGGTGCCAACTGGTACGGCAGCAATCCCGGCAGCAACGCGGTTGCCCTCGGCTATGACGCGACGCCGGAGCAGGTTCAGAAGCAATTGGTGGCGCTGATGAACCGGCCCGGCTTCCAGCAGCTCAAGGCCGTGCAGGGCAAGAAGGTCATGGCCTTCTACCATCAGTTCTACGACATGCCTTATTACTTCATCGCCGAGCTCGCCATGGCGAAGGAGTTCTATCCGGACCGCTTCAAGGACGTCGATCCGGAGGCGGTCTTCAAGGAATTCCACGAGAAATTCCTGCCGATCCCCTATTCCGGCGTGTTCTGGGCCAAGCTCCAGTGAAGGCGGCCTGAGCGACGATGGCCGCGACCCTGCCCATGACGGCAACAGCCACCGGGGACTATCGCCGGCGCAACGCGCGCCGGCTGAAGCTCGTCCTCCTCGGCGTCGTCGCACTCGCCGTCGCGCTGGCGCTCGACGTTTCGATCGGCCCCGGCAACCTGCCGCTCGGCGACGTCCTGCGCACCCTGGTCGATCCTCAATCGGCCACGCCCCGCCTTTCCGTCATCGTCTGGGATCTGCGCCTGCCGATCGCGCTGATGGCGATGGCGGTCGGCGCCATGCTGGGGCTCAGCGGCGCCGGCATGCAGACCATTCTCGCCAATCCCTTGGCCGATCCTTTCACGCTCGGCGTCTCCGCCGCCGCGACGGTCGGTGCCTCCGTGGCGATCGTCTTCGGCTGGAGCGTCATCCCCGGCGCCGGCCCCTATATCGTGACGGCCAATGCCTTCGTCTTCGCGCTGGCGGCCTCGCTGGTTTTGTTCTTCATGACCAAGCTGCGCGGCGTCAGTGCCGAGACCATGATTCTGGTCGGCATCGCCCTGCTCTTCACCTGCAACGCCGTTACCGCCCTGCTGCAATACCGCTCCAACGAGGTGCAGCTCACCCAGATCGTGTTCTGGACGCTGGGCAGCCTCGCCCGCGCGAGCTGGGAGAAGGTCGGCGTCGCCGCGCTCCTGATCGCGCTTGCCCTGCCGTTCTTCCTGATGCGCGGCTGGGCGCTGACGGCGCTCCGCCTCGGCGACGAGCGTGCCGAGAGCCTCGGCGTCCGCGTCGACCGCCTGCGGCTGGAAATCCTGGTCGCGACCTCGCTGCTCGCCGCCGTCTCGGTCTCCTTCGTCGGCGGCATCGGCTTCATCGGCCTCGTCGGCCCGCATATCGCGCGGCTGCTGGTCGGCGAGGACCAGCGCTTCTTCCTGCCGACCGCGACGATCGCCAGCGCCGTGCTGCTTTCGCTCGCCTCGACCGTCTCGAAGGTCATCACGCCGGGCGTGATCTATCCGATCGGCATCATCACGGCGCTGATCGGCGTGCCCTTCTTCATCAGCCTGGTGATGTCGATCCGCGGACGGGGAGTCTGAGCGATGGCGCTGCTGATCCGCGATCTCGACTTCCGCTATGGCACGACGCCGGTCCTGCAGGGGCTCGGCACGGAGGCCCTGCCACGCGGTGAACTCGCCGCCTTGGTCGGCCCCAACGGCTCCGGCAAGTCGACCCTGTTCCGCTGCGCCGCCGGCCTCTTGCGTCCCGAGCGCGGCATGGTGGCGCTCGACGGGCACGACCTCTCGGCACTCTCCCAGCGCGAGCGTGCCCGCAAGGTCTTCTATCTCGCGCAGGATACCGGCGCGCGCGTCGCGCTTTCGGTCTTCGACATCATCCTGCTCGCCCGCAAGAGCCTGCATCGCGGCTATGCACTGGCGGCCTCGCCCGAGGATACCCGTGCCGTCGAGGCGGTGATCGCGGAGCTCGGCCTTTCGCCTTTCGCCTCGCGCGATATCGCCACGCTTTCCGGCGGCCAGCGCCAGCTTGCGGCGATCGGCCAGGCGCTGGTGCGCGAGCCCGACGTCCTCCTGCTCGACGAACCGACCAGTGCGCTCGACGTGCGCCGCCAGCTCGACGTCATGGCGACGATCCGCGAGGCGACGCGCCGGCGCGACATCGTCACCGTCGTGGCGATCCACGATCTCTCGCTGGCGGCCCGCTTCGCCGACCGGGTGCTGGTGATGAATTCAGGGCGCATCGCGCAAGCGGGTGCCCCTGCGGATGTACTTGCGCATGAGGCGGTCTCGGAGACATATGCGGTCGGCGTGCATCTCGAGCGTTCGGCCCGGGGCACGCTTCTGGTCGAGCCCTATATCCAGGTTCACTGAAGTATTTTCGAGCGAAGTGGGTACTGGTTCGCGTCAAGAACCGAAGGTCCGCATCGGCGAATATGCGAGAAAGCAGAGTTCCTAGCGTCATGTCCGTACCTGCCTCGCAT
Protein-coding sequences here:
- a CDS encoding SDR family NAD(P)-dependent oxidoreductase, whose product is MFEDLSGKSALVTGASGGLGLHFAKLLARHGAEVTLAARRQSALDQAGAEIAAAGGNAKHLVLDVADAASIAKALAGRHFDILINNAGVSGAGPAADLSEADWDAVLDTNLKGVFLVAQAVARGMREAGRGGSIVNIASILGHRVAGGVSAYAASKAGVIQLTKALALEWARDRLRVNALCPGYIETDINRDFFATEAGLNLIRRIPQRRLGQPEELDGALLLLASSAGSYITGSTIEVDGGHLVSSL
- a CDS encoding ABC transporter ATP-binding protein, producing MALLIRDLDFRYGTTPVLQGLGTEALPRGELAALVGPNGSGKSTLFRCAAGLLRPERGMVALDGHDLSALSQRERARKVFYLAQDTGARVALSVFDIILLARKSLHRGYALAASPEDTRAVEAVIAELGLSPFASRDIATLSGGQRQLAAIGQALVREPDVLLLDEPTSALDVRRQLDVMATIREATRRRDIVTVVAIHDLSLAARFADRVLVMNSGRIAQAGAPADVLAHEAVSETYAVGVHLERSARGTLLVEPYIQVH
- a CDS encoding FecCD family ABC transporter permease; amino-acid sequence: MTATATGDYRRRNARRLKLVLLGVVALAVALALDVSIGPGNLPLGDVLRTLVDPQSATPRLSVIVWDLRLPIALMAMAVGAMLGLSGAGMQTILANPLADPFTLGVSAAATVGASVAIVFGWSVIPGAGPYIVTANAFVFALAASLVLFFMTKLRGVSAETMILVGIALLFTCNAVTALLQYRSNEVQLTQIVFWTLGSLARASWEKVGVAALLIALALPFFLMRGWALTALRLGDERAESLGVRVDRLRLEILVATSLLAAVSVSFVGGIGFIGLVGPHIARLLVGEDQRFFLPTATIASAVLLSLASTVSKVITPGVIYPIGIITALIGVPFFISLVMSIRGRGV
- a CDS encoding phosphotransferase family protein, with the protein product MAAPALAAIDFDPAALTNLLRAQFGTGELVLERIGGGQSNPTYFVDWGARRLVLRKQPSGPILRGAHAIDREFRVLEALSQTNVPVPRAVLFHADPEPLGTPFYLMERLEGRVFHDCALPGLEPAERRGLYLGMAEALAKLHAVRPDEVGLGDFGRPGNYFERQIARWTRQLRESSGEPIPDLDAVAGWLPAHLPADDGHVSIAHGDFRLGNLLFHPEKPEVIGILDWELSTLGHPLADLGYCAMPWHTAPDEYGGILGLDRAALGIPTEAEFLAHYHVHAVPTAPLLRFHRVFALFRFAVIFVGIADRVRSGTAAAANAAEVAPLARRFALRAREAMEGPDRLG
- a CDS encoding acyl-CoA dehydrogenase family protein: MDFEISPRIEDYRERIAVFVEREILPLEADRASYDAHGNIALPLLDTVRAKARAAGLWCLQLKPETGGVGLGKMGMAVCYEEMNRSIFGPVVFNSAAPDDGNMMVLEALGTPEQKERWLKPIVEGRVRSAFAMTEPHPGGGSDPSMIQTRAERRGDTYVVSGRKWFITGAEEAKHFILVARTSDDPRNGLTAFLFHADQPGWRILRRIEIMGPEEHGGHCEIEFDGLEIPVENVLAGEGKGMKVTQVRLGPARLTHCMRWLGLSKRCIEIAQAYAAERYGFGQRLADRESIQLKLGDLAMRIEIGRLLVMKAAWELDRGGFARKEVSMAKVQVANVLHDAADVAIQVNGARGYSKDTVLEWIYRYARQARLVDGADEVHKMVLNRFLTQEGRDFWHWPVAGQAQG
- a CDS encoding ABC transporter substrate-binding protein, whose amino-acid sequence is MPAPLWLARLSSAVLFGASVLFAGAASAETIEVTDLAGRVVNVTRDPQKIVLSEGRQLYTLAMLDREDPFKRVVGWGNDLIENDPGAWQKYLAKFPKAKDVANMGNPYAADVSMEKIASLGTEVYILDLSNYFKAQETGLLAKLEKAGITTVFVDFRQDPTQNVLPSVQLLGRILGREKEANAFADYYMRQTRSIYARVGAIPDKQKPMVFVERAAGLLPCCATFGPFNFGRFIEESGGRNWGSQFFTAFQAQAAQEKVLADNPDIYFLTGANWYGSNPGSNAVALGYDATPEQVQKQLVALMNRPGFQQLKAVQGKKVMAFYHQFYDMPYYFIAELAMAKEFYPDRFKDVDPEAVFKEFHEKFLPIPYSGVFWAKLQ
- a CDS encoding CsbD family protein, whose protein sequence is MDWNRVEGNWKQLKGKVKEQWGKLTDDDLDVIAGKRDQLEGKIQERYGLAKDKATSDVDAWYGRQTWQ